ATTTTTTACTTTTTAGGATTTGGTTGAGATTTTAGACCAAAATCGCTCGATTTCAAGAAAAACATGTAACGGAGATTTGAAAATGTTATATATAATGAATTTGACGAAATAAAAATGTTATATGATAAAAAAAACACATTTGGTACTCCAATAGTAATGATGGCAGAGCAAGTTAGAATTTGCCAAGATTTAGATTAAAAAAATGATCGATGTGATCTTTCTGTCTTTTTCTTACACTTCTGGGATCTTTGACAATACATACCCTGAAATCTGCTAATCTCTTTATTAACTCTTCTTGATTGTTTATACCAATATATTGTAAATGTTCTGCAGGGAAATGACCACTTTTGGAATAGAAATTATCAATGAAATTAAAATTTAGTGTTTCACTTGTAATGCGACTTGCAACTCCATCAAATAATAAAAGCGAATTAATAAAATATACTAAGTATTGAGTTTTCATGAATTTCCAGGTGTAATTCTTTTTGTAGTTACGAAATGCTCTAATTCTCCAAAGAGTCTGAATGAAAACTACAGATTCAGGGCAAAGATTTATTTTATATTGAAGGCTAAGCGGAACAGTGGAATTGAAATGATAAATAGAAAACTTATTAAGTAACGTCATTGGATATCCATCATTAAATACAAGAGAAAACGCTAGCAAGGTTTCAAAAATGGGTTCAATTTGAGTTTTGAAATTATCATCAAAAATATAATCCCATGGATAATGAATGTATTTATTGAAGAATCTCTTAATTTCAGATCTGCATAATAGAGTTTTTCCAAATTTGGAAAAGTGGTTGTTTTTAGTTTTGCTTAATCTCACCTTTTTAAAGTACTCAATTAGCAAAGTTGGAGGAATGTCGGGTTCTGAATCAGGAGCAATTTTCAAATTCCATGATGAATAAAGGCCTCTGTAAAATTCCAGCCACCATTTTGTTTGAAATTGCTCAACTCTGTCTAGAATATGAACCTTAAGTTCTAAATTTTTATTCTCAGCTCGAGTAATGAATTTGTTAATGTTGATGTAATTGTACTTAAGCTCCTTAGGAACAGATGAATTCATGCTCAGTCCAATGTACAGTGGCCTTTCTGTAATTGGGTCATATACTTCAATTATGTTAACCTTAATCAAATTTCTAATCTTCCATTCAAGTAGGCGATAATATAGTTTATTGCAGTTCGCATATTATCTGAATTACGATATATCCAATGCCAGACTTTTTTTCTAGAGATATTGTACGAAACACATAATTTTTGAATGTCGTCAAAAGAAGGTGAAAGAAATTCATGCGTGTAATTTATTCTCGTAAGGACTTCTGAAATACCTGGCACGCCTTTATTTGACCAATATAGGAGTCTATCTTTAAAGTCTGGAGGAGAAGCTAATATTATTCCGCATTTATGACTTATGTTATCACTTATTTGGCGTAAATAAGGAATGAATTGTCTTTTAAAATTTCCAATTTCATCTATGATTAATAGCTTTATTTGAGTTTTTTCAAGTATTTCGAATGATGCTTCTTCTATGAAGTTGTGAATTCTTTTTTGAGAATTATTAAAAATTAAGCTGAAATCTTCTCCGGATATTTGACAAAGTAGTTTTGCATAAAAATAACTCGCAGGCTCGGCGGGTTTGATATTTGTTACAAGAGTATCTGGATGAGTCCTTTGATAGTAATTGAATATGGTAGTTTTTCCTATTCCGGTACCGCCTACAAAGTAGTATAATTTATTCTCTAGTTTTGCCTCATCTAGTAGTTCTATTCCTTTTTTTAGGTTGTTTGTTTGAATAAGTCTAGGATTTTCCATGAGAGGTTTGCTTTAGTTATTTTTACATGTTACTAGCTTCATGGAGGCTGATTGAACATGTATATTTTCCTGAAAGGCTAAGCTTTTGTTTATAATCTGGTTGTATAACTCTGATTCTTCTTCTTTACTCGGATAAGAATTTAATTGCATCTGAGGATAGTTGGATAATATTTTTCTTGCGTAATCAGAGTTAAGGGAAATTCGTTTTTGAATTTTCTGTTTGTCACTTTTATTTCTATTCTTAACATCAAATATTTCTTTTCTGTCTTCTGAACTAAGATGTTTTGGATCATAGGTGTTTATCCGTTTTTTATAAACTTCACTAATGAATTTATTTTCTAAATTGAATAGATAAGCAATTTCAGGATCCTCAGGATTATAATAAACTTGTACATATGACTGATTGTGAATGATTTTTTGGTCCAGGTTCTTTATTCTATACTCTACTCCTGAGAGTGTAATTTTGGACCGATCAAGAAACCTTGTTTCACTTTGCCAAAATAGGTATGCAAATTCCTCTTTCGAAATACTTCGAGCATCCAATAGTATTCCATTTTCAAACACTTTATTAGGGCTTTCGGAGTCAAACTCTAAATTATTCCATTTAGCGATATAGGAACTTATAAGTTCATTAGCTTTAGAGAGAAGAGTTAGTTTATGTCTGTTCGAATAAATTTCATTCACAATTTCTTTTTTGAGTCGATGGAAATCTGATTTAGCACTATTGCCAAGACCAGCATAATATTTATTTTGGTAACATATTTGAGAATGAAAATTTTTAAAAAAGACTTCGATTGTTCCTTTTCTTTGAGGTTCATTTGGTTCATGTACTAAGAACAGCGTGCCATGACGTTCTGTGATTTTCATCATAAATGAAGAGAAATTATGGCCTATGTGGGAAGACGATTTATCAATTACTACTGATGAGGGAATTATTGAATGATTATCAATTAATTGTCTGAATGCTCCTATGATCATTTCTGAATTTTCAGTGTATCCATATGATCCTCCAACTATTTTATTTGAATAGACATCAATAATTACATAAAATTTAACGTAGACTACATTGTCATTTTCTTCATCGTAAAAGGGTATTTGAAATCTAGAACCATCAGCCTCTACAACTTGAAACTTGTAATTAGTTTTGCGTCTTAGGATGTAATCTTGAAAATGTTTCTTATACCAGTCTGCCCCATAAATAGCAATTCCATATAAGTTTCTGACTGATTTTGGTAAGTAAGATTGAATTGTTGATTTATGAATTTTTCTTTTATTGTCAAAGAATTTTTGTTCTAAAAACTTTGCTATCTGTCTACAACTATGTCCTTGACCATGTAAGAAGTGAATGACAGTTTCTATTTCTAAAGTGATTAATCTATTTGATCTAGCTTTTCCTTTTTTATTATGTCCAATTATTTTTTCAAAAGGAATATTTTTTTTTGCGGCATCTTCTAAGCGGTTTAATATTCTTGAGAGAGATGATATATTACTGAAATACGAAATTTTAAAATTTCTGAGGTTTTTGAATAATTTGTCTAGTCGATAATTTTTTTTATATCTATAGTGCCATGTAGTATTGAGTATAGCATGTTTTCTGGAAATTTTTATTAAATCTGTCCCTGAATATTGAGGATATTTCGAGAAATTAAAATTGAAATCATTGT
The sequence above is drawn from the Reichenbachiella sp. genome and encodes:
- a CDS encoding ATP-binding protein — protein: MENPRLIQTNNLKKGIELLDEAKLENKLYYFVGGTGIGKTTIFNYYQRTHPDTLVTNIKPAEPASYFYAKLLCQISGEDFSLIFNNSQKRIHNFIEEASFEILEKTQIKLLIIDEIGNFKRQFIPYLRQISDNISHKCGIILASPPDFKDRLLYWSNKGVPGISEVLTRINYTHEFLSPSFDDIQKLCVSYNISRKKVWHWIYRNSDNMRTAINYIIAYLNGRLEI
- a CDS encoding Mu transposase C-terminal domain-containing protein; translation: MESRYTVSQLVSFGIDEHIVRKGLNEFFEKNSNSWIAERDHTSNEFVIEIDSIPTQIINQIGKINIINTDTLDHEDLLFINDLELAYNDFNFNFSKYPQYSGTDLIKISRKHAILNTTWHYRYKKNYRLDKLFKNLRNFKISYFSNISSLSRILNRLEDAAKKNIPFEKIIGHNKKGKARSNRLITLEIETVIHFLHGQGHSCRQIAKFLEQKFFDNKRKIHKSTIQSYLPKSVRNLYGIAIYGADWYKKHFQDYILRRKTNYKFQVVEADGSRFQIPFYDEENDNVVYVKFYVIIDVYSNKIVGGSYGYTENSEMIIGAFRQLIDNHSIIPSSVVIDKSSSHIGHNFSSFMMKITERHGTLFLVHEPNEPQRKGTIEVFFKNFHSQICYQNKYYAGLGNSAKSDFHRLKKEIVNEIYSNRHKLTLLSKANELISSYIAKWNNLEFDSESPNKVFENGILLDARSISKEEFAYLFWQSETRFLDRSKITLSGVEYRIKNLDQKIIHNQSYVQVYYNPEDPEIAYLFNLENKFISEVYKKRINTYDPKHLSSEDRKEIFDVKNRNKSDKQKIQKRISLNSDYARKILSNYPQMQLNSYPSKEEESELYNQIINKSLAFQENIHVQSASMKLVTCKNN